The Fusarium poae strain DAOMC 252244 chromosome 2, whole genome shotgun sequence nucleotide sequence CTCAAATTCTCCAAAGATGACTTCTTGTTGGCATCTTTATACTTGATCTTAATTCCTATAATTCCCGTTTACCCTCCGGCCCGTGTTTCGGTCGGGCCGTCCAAAAGACCCCACCTCCGACATCCCGGGTTTCGTCTTGTTCGGCTTCCGAGTCTCACTTTGTCTcatatttttttctttcactTACTCGGTGAGTTCACAAGCTTCGTGCCAACTCTCAGACATAACCCCAAACGATCTTTCCCCCCAGTCAATGTGACGCGGCTCATATATAATCAAGTAATAATTGTATCAACAATGAGTCAGACCCAGTCTTCACCCACAGTCATCCAATGGGTTATCGACACTCGTCCTCTATGGCCTTCAGCCCTCAAGACTAAGGATCTTACCACCAGTGTAAGTGTTTCATTCTCAGCCTCAATCTGATACTCATGTTTTTCCCTCAGGCTTCGCGtgctctttctcttctcacTACCGAGGAACAAGCCTCTGTTCTGAGATATTACCACGTTCGCGACGCCAAGCTTGCTCTCGCTTCTGCACTTCTTAAGCGCTATGTTATATCTCGTTTCTGCCAGGTCCCCTGGTTTGTAGCCAAGACTACTCGAGACGCCCGAACCAAACCCGTGTTTATCTCGCCAAGCGGCGATGAGCCactcatcttcaacatctcGCACCAGGCTGGTCTCGCAGTTCTCCTAGCTGTCCATAATCCTCCCGAGGGACTTGCTGTAGGGGTGGATGTTGTTTGTCCATCAGAACGTAGGGATCGCGATCTACGTAACCTAGCAGACGAGGGGTGGCCTAGTTTCGTCGACATGCATGCCGATGTCTTTGGTCCTGGGGAAGTTGCAGCACTGAAGCACATGAAGCCCGGATCAGCCATATCCGAGCGGGATCGTGCATT carries:
- a CDS encoding hypothetical protein (BUSCO:42533at5125), which gives rise to MSQTQSSPTVIQWVIDTRPLWPSALKTKDLTTSASRALSLLTTEEQASVLRYYHVRDAKLALASALLKRYVISRFCQVPWFVAKTTRDARTKPVFISPSGDEPLIFNISHQAGLAVLLAVHNPPEGLAVGVDVVCPSERRDRDLRNLADEGWPSFVDMHADVFGPGEVAALKHMKPGSAISERDRALRYFYALWCLREAYVKMTGDALLASWLKDLEMRDFAPPEDMRKIQEVWLKGKRVDGVDLKLMPFLSEYMISTAVRHGLNGEAIDLKDFQTLDLAEVLDFGENVSGS